One Aegilops tauschii subsp. strangulata cultivar AL8/78 chromosome 2, Aet v6.0, whole genome shotgun sequence genomic window, ATCCAGCGGCGACACCCTGGTCTATTCTGATGGTGAATCATCGGTTGGAGACATTGAGTCGATCCTTCCACTGTACGACGAACGACTTTGGGCTGCTCGGGTCGATCACGAGCCGCCCCGCTGGTCCGCCGTCTACATGGCGGGTACTGCTCCGACCCTTAATTCCACCGCAGCAGGAGCCGTGGATGGGACTGGCACTTCAATTACTGATCCGACTGCATCTGGCCCGGTCAAACCCCCGGCTCAAGTCCCCCCATTCTGGAGTAAGATAGCCTTTCCGTAAACTTTCCCCTAAACCTAGCACCAAAAGTACTCCCTCTCCCGTGTGAAGTTTCACGTGCGCTTTTGAATATGAATTTTATATCAAGCTTTACAAATTGTGGTTTTGAAAATCGATTTGtttaattcacatctagatgttttttAAGGATGTAACATCTAAGCTCCCTCAAATATATAATgcagcaacaagaaacaaaataaaaaggACAAAAAAAATAGATCACAAACAAAATGGACATCAGTTTTGTTGTGTTGATAGAATATTTTTTACCCGGCATTTTTTTAGTTTGTTGTGTTGATAGAAGTCATTGTATATGAATCCGTCAAGCCGTCCGCTCTCCGTGGACCGTTCGGATGGTCAGATCGTATTCTAGGCGGTGCACGCTGCACGCGTTCCCTAGCCCTCGCCCTCCCGTCCATAAATACTGGCCGACCCCTCTCTTTTCTTCCCTATTTTTTCGCCCCGAAAGCCTTCGCCTCCAGATTTATTTTGCTCGACGTCACTTCGTGCAGTGGTCGCTGCCAGAAGTCCAGCATGGACCATGGACCAATGCTTGCAGGTCGCTTGGTTCGCCGGCACGGACGCGATCGCCAGGCGGTCCAATTTCATCTTCTCGCCCCTTTCCGTACGGACCGGGCTCGCGCTGCTCGCCACCGGCACCAACGGCGAGACGCTGAGCCAGCTGCTGGCCTTCCTGGGCTCCCAGGACCTCCACCTCCTCAACGCGGCCAGTGCCAGCCTCGTCGCCGAGATGCGCGCGTGGTCGCAGCTCACCTTCGCCGCCGGCATCTTCGCGGACAAATCGTTCTCGCTGAGGCAGGAGTCGTGTCCGCCGCCACCTCCGCCCACAGGGCCTCCGTGAGATCCGTGGACTTTCAGAAGCAGGTAGTTTCATAGTGGCATTTGCAGCACTAACGATAATGATAAGTACAAGTAAATTTGACTGAAAATCAATCTGCAAGTAAACATGAACGAAAAATCTAACGATAAGTACGGCATGATAAGGCAAGCACGTGACTAAGAAACTAATTTTGCATTGCATGGAtcagccggcggcagcggcggctgaGGTGAACGCTCTCATCGCAGAGACCACGCGGGGCCGGATACGCGACCTCGTCTCCCCGGACTCGTTTAAAGGCGACCCCAAGATCGTGCTCGCCAACGCCATGCACTTCAAGGCCACCTGGGCCCGGAGGTTCGACCCGTCGGACACCGTCCGCCGCGACTTCCACCGCCTCGACGGCACGTCCGTGCGGGTGCCGTTCCTCTCCGACCCCGGGATGCAGTACGCCACCCGCTTCGACGACCTCAGCTTCAAGGTCCTTCAGTGCTTCTACAAGATGGCGGGGCGCGACGGCAGGCTCGACTCCAAGGCGCCGCTCTTCTCCATGCTCATATTCCTCCCGCACCGGCGCGACGGGCTCCGCGACCTCCTGCGGCTGGCGGTCACCGAGCCGGACTTCGTCATGCGCTGCGCTCCCCGGCGCGAGCAGCTGGTCTCCCCGTGCCTGCTCCCAAGTTCAAGTTCTCCTTCCGGTTCGACGCCACGGACGCGCTGCGCGGCCTCGGGCTCGCCGCGCCGTTCGACCCGCTGGCCGCCGACCTGTCGGGGGCGGTGTCGAACATGCCCCCGGAAGGGCTCTACGTGTCGGCCGTCGAGCAGATGTGCGCCGTGGAGGTGGACGAGGAAGGCACGACGGCAGTAGTAGCGTTTTACTCGCATACGAGCCCGACCTATAGCCCGTTTgagcgcccgccgccgccgcccatgaGCTTCGTGGCGGACCACCCGTTCTTGTTCGCCATCGTCTGAGTATGGCAAGGGCGAGGTTTTGTTCCTCGGCCACGTCGTGGACCCTTCAACTTGAACAGTCGATGGACGGTTTCGATTTACTCGAGAGCAAAGTAGGGCTGTGCGATGGATCATGGATGAGGGCcgagtgaattgcaaaaaacatCGACATTAAAAGCTAAGATTACGGAAACCGCAATTCTACGGATTTGTGCCAAAAACCACTAATTCTAAGCTTAATTTTTTTACAAAAAACACTAGTCGGCAGCTTAGGCCGTTTTGAGCATgattatgacaggtgggtcccgctaGACAGGGTGATGtggcaaaaaagaaaaaacaattACATCCTGATATAATTTTGTTTTGCAAAAAGACCCCTGaaaaaaagcaatcgggtcctcCACGCCGGATCACGCCGCTGCAGAAGTCCATGGGCAGGGGCGCCGCCGTTCGCGAGGTTGAACTCGGCCAGCCAGCGCACGggggaggaggggggggggggggtgctgcTCGGCCGGCGCAGGGGAGCCGCCTCTGCTCTGGCCAGCACAGGGAGACGCAGTGGAGCTGCGGCTCGGACGGCGCAGGAAGTTGCTGCTGCTTGGCCGGCGCAGGGAGTTGCCTCTGCTTGGCCGGCGCATGGGGAGGCGCAGTGGAGCTACCGCTCGTGGCCCGGCGGCCTCGACCTGCACGCCGGCGCGCTCGATCTCCACCAGCTCGGACGTCAGTCAACGGCGACGATGGTTGGCGGCGGCGCGGCTTGCGAGGCCCGGAGGAAGCGGGTATGCGGCGGCGCGACGGATTACGTCCGATTCCGGCTGGCGGCGGAGCTTCGCATGGTCCAACGGCAATGGCGGAGCTCTACTCGTGGCTCATGGTACTCTCCTGTGAGATTTTGAGCGACGCGACCTTAtcctcttccttttctttttctttttaaagATAGGATGACCTTATCCTCTTTTACATTTTTACAATTTAGTCTATGCTATTTTGTCTATTTGCGAACCGTTATTTCGTGCTACATCACCCTGTCCAGCGGGTCCCATCTGTCATAAACGAGCTTAAATTGGGCCAATTGGACGACtagtgttttttgcaaaaaaattagGCTTAGAATTAGTGGTTTTTGGCACAAATCCGTAGAATTGTGGTTTCTGCAACTCTAGCCTTCAATGTCGatgttttttgcaattcactcgTGAGGGCCCGTCGTCTCTGTTTCATTCCTCTGTTCTTTTGCGACGAACATTAGTTTGGTTGCATT contains:
- the LOC109742169 gene encoding uncharacterized protein, yielding MASRLSPFTRTSAVTKSRQLAPTVRLSLGGVEFLEGALTGIEGYAISRMTKSRRGKLYIDDSGWGPEAGSIEYGYRVPFGKIHVFIGKIGESAPVPDICTDIVEPARRAQPARTQPGRNHVFVGFTQGVDLADNSASSGDTLVYSDGESSVGDIESILPLYDERLWAARVDHEPPRWSAVYMAGTAPTLNSTAAGAVDGTGTSITDPTASGPVKPPAQVPPFWSRLVRRHGRDRQAVQFHLLAPFRTDRARAARHRHQRRDAEPAAGLPGLPGPPPPQRGQCQPRRRDARVVAAHLRRRHLRGQIVLAEAGVVSAATSAHRASVRSVDFQKQPAAAAAEVNALIAETTRGRIRDLVSPDSFKGDPKIVLANAMHFKATWARRFDPSDTVRRDFHRLDGTSVRVPFLSDPGMQYATRFDDLSFKVLQCFYKMAGRDGRLDSKAPLFSMLIFLPHRRDGLRDLLRLAFSFRFDATDALRGLGLAAPFDPLAADLSGAVSNMPPEGLYVSAVEQMCAVEVDEEGTTAVVAFYSHTSPTYSPFERPPPPPMSFVADHPFLFAIV